The DNA region GAGCTGATGGGCACGGGTGCGCCGGATATGGTGCTGGTCCTCGGCCACATTGGCGAGATGCGAGAAATAACTGAAGGCGCGCACGATGCGCAGCGCTTCTTCGGGCGACAGCTCGTTGAGGATGGCTTCGAGCTCGCGGCGCGCCGGCTCATCACCGTCGCGATGGAAGCGGATCGAGGTCTGGCGGATGCGCTCGACCACGTCGAACACGGCTTCGCCCTCCTGGTCGCGCACCGTGTCGCCGAGGATGCGCCCGAGCAGGCGGATATCCTCCCGCAAAGGCGCGTCCTTGAGCGGTTCTTCCAGCGTGTCGCGCGAGCTCGCATTCAATGCGATCGACATGATCCGCCTGCTCCTTGCCGGATCGTCACCGGCTATCCGCGGTCCTAACGCACGATCCTGCCGACTAGCAAGAACGATACCGTAGGCGCTCTTAAACCTTCTCCCGCTCTTCCGCGGGAGAAGGTGCCGAGACGAAGTCGAGGCGGATGAGGGGCGGTCGAGCGCTTCACCGGCGTCCCTCATCCGCCCTCACTACGTTCGGGCACCTTCTCCCGCGGAAGAGCGGGAGAAGGAGAGGCCCCCCTCACCTCTCCGGCGTCTCGGTGAACAGCGCGTCGCCCCAGGCGGCGCGCCGCAAGCTCGCATAGGCATCGCGATCGCGCCGGGGTGCGACATGATCTGCGAGCCGCCCATCCTCGGTGCAGACGCGGCAGGTCGCCTCGACCTTCGAGACCCGCACCCGCGAGATGATGCGCGCAATTGGCCTGATCTCCAGCGGCCGCTTGCTGAAGGCGAGATAGGCATAGGGCTCGTCCTCGAAGGGCAGGCTCGCCTCCTTGACCAGGCGATGATCGCGCGAACGCGGCAGGCGTTCGCCAAAATGGCACCATTGCGGCGCGACGATCGGGCAGGCCATCGCGTGCGGACACGGTGCGACGAGCCTCGCTCCGGCCTCGATCAAGGCGTCCCGACACAGGATTATGCGGCGAAAGCCTTCGGGCGTGCCGGGCTCGACGAACACCAGTAGACCATCGGCGAGCGACCAGAGCCGGCGCGCCGCGGCGGCGATCTCGCGCTCTTGCAACTCGACCAGCGCATAGCTCATCAGCACGAGGTCGGCCTGCGGCAAGAGGTGCTGCGCTTCGGCGAGCCTGCCATGGACGAGCTTCGCCTCGGCGAGCGCACCAAGGCCGCTGTCCCGGCCGAGGCGGCGCGCCGTGTCGAGGAAGAGCCGGTTGGCATCGACAAGGGTCAGGCCGCTGAGACTCGGCCAGAGCCCGAGCGAAGCAAAGCTCGCCGTGCCCGGCCCGGCGCACAGATCGAGCAGGCTCGATGGCTGGAAATCCGGCATGAGCTCGCGCACCGCGCTCAAGGCCGCGCTCGTCGCAGCGTAGGTCGCCGGCAGGCGCGCCAGCAGATAGGCCGCCACATCCGGCGCCGAGCTGATGGCCCGCTGCGATGCATGCCCGCCCCGATAGGCTTGCGAGATCGCGGCGGCGCGCTGCGCGATGTCGGCGCGCGACAGGCCGGTTGCGAAATCCTCGATCGCGAGCTTGAGGGCGGAAGGCAGCGGAAAGCTCATCCTCGCGCCTCCGCGATCGGCTCTAGCCTCATTTGCGGAAGCGCTCGACGATGCGCGCCTCGAGCCCGTCGCGCACGGCCCGATAGGCGTCGAGCACGCGCTCGCGCGCTCCCGTCTCGCGTGTCGGGTCGGGCGTCGGCCAATACTCCACCTTGATCGACAAGGTCCGGGTCAGCTCGAGGGCGCGGTGATGCGCCTGCGGGCTGAGCGTGACGGCGAGGTCGAAATTCAGCCCCTCCCAATCGTCGAGCTCCTCGATGGTCTGCGGCTTATGGGCAGTGGCGTCGATGCCGATCTCGTCGAGCACCGATACCATGAAAGGGTCCTTCTCGCCCTCGAGCGCCCCTGCCGAGCGCACATAGAGCGAGCGGCCGAAGAAATGCTTGGTGATGGCCTCCGCCATCGGTGAGCGTACCGCATTGTGCGAGCAGACGAACAGCACGGATTGGATCGCGCGGGCCGGCGCGGCGAAAGGGAGCGCCACCTCGCTCTTACCCTTTCCAATGCAGCGCCGCGATCAGCGTGAACAGCCGTCGCGCCGTATCGAAATCGATGTCGATCTTGCCGTCGAGGCGCTCGATCAGCGAGGTCGCGGCTTCGTCATGCAGGCCGCGGCGCCCCATGTCGATCGCCTCGATCTCGGAGGCCGAACGCGTGCGGATGGCGCCGTAATAGCTCTCGCACATCAAGAAATAATCCTTCACCAGGCGCCGCAGCGGCGACAGCGACAGGAGATGGGCGATGACCGGGGAGCCGTCGGCTTCGGTGACGTCGAGCAGCAGCTTTTGCTCGTGCAGCGCGATGGAGAGCCGATAGGGCCCTCCGTCATGACCAGGCACGATGAAGCTGTTGTGCTCGATCAGGTCGTAGATGGCGATGGCGCGTTCCTGCTCCTGATCGGGAAGCGAACGGCCGATCGAGGCCTCGTCAAGCGAGACCGAGACGAGATGCGTCTTCCGGCCGTGCTCGGCGCTCATGCGCCTAACCCCAATTGAGCCTCGCGGAGACCGAGCGTGCATGCGCGTCGAGCCCTTCGGCCTCGGCGAGCGCGATGGCGGCCGGGGCGAGCTCGGCAAGGCCTGCGCGCGTCGCGTCGAGGAGCGTGGTGCGCTTCATGAAATCGAGCACGCCGAGGCCCGAGGAAAAGCGTGCGGTGCGCGCCGTCGGCAGCACGTGATTGGGCCCCCCGACATAATCGCCGATCGCTTCGGGCGTATGATGGCCGAGGAAGATCGCGCCGGCATTGGTGATGCGCGCCGCGAGCGGCTCGGGCCGGTCGGTGGCGATCTCGAGATGCTCCGGCGCCAGGCGGTCGACGAGCGCGATCGCCTGCTCGAGCGACGGCACCAGGATCACCGCACCGAAATCGCGCCAGCTGGCGCCGGCGATGGCGGCGCGTGGCAATTCGGCGAGGCGCGCGGCGACACGCTCCTCGACGGCGGCCGCCAGCGCCGCATCATCGGTGACCAGGATCGACTGGGAGGCCGCGTCGTGCTCGGCCTGCGCCAGGAGGTCGAGCGCCACCCAGTCGGGATTGGCGGTGCGGTCGGCGAGCACCACCACCTCGGAGGGGCCTGCGATCGAATCGATGCCGACGAGGCCGAAGACGCGGCGCTTGGCGGCCGCCACAAAGGCATTGCCGGGTCCGACGATCTTGGCGACCTTGGCGATGGAGGCCGTGCCGTAGGCGAGCGCTCCGACCGCCTGCGCGCCGCCGATGCGATAGATCTCGTCGATGCCGGCAAGTCTCGCCGCGGCGAGCACCAGCGGGTTCTGGCGTCCTTCGGGAGAGGGTGCGACCATGACGATGCGCTTGACGCCCGCGACCTTGGCCGGCACCGCATTCATCAGCACCGAGGAGGGGTAGCTCGCCGTGCCGCCCGGCACATAGAGCCCGACCGCCTCGATCGGCGTCCAGCGCAGGCCGAGCTTCACGCCCAGAGCATCGGTGAAGTGATCATCCTGCGGCAGCTGGCGCAGATGGAAGGCCTCGATCCTCTGCTTGGCGAAGCTCAGCGCCTCGAGAGCCGGGCGCGGGCAAGCTTTCGCGGCGGCCTCGATCTCGGCCTCGCCGACCCGCAAGCTCGCGGGCTCGAGCTCGAGCCGGTCGAAACGGCGCGTATATTCGATCACCGCCGCGTCGCCGCGCGCCGCGACCTCGCGCAGGATCGCCGCCACGACCGCCTCCACATCCTCGGAGGCCTCGCGCTTCATGGCGATCAGGGCCTGGAACTTCTCCTCGAAGCCTGGCTCTGCGAAATCAAGCCGTTGCGCCATGCCGCTCTCAGTCGCCCAGGCCGAGCGGGATGGGGATCATCTCGTCGAGATCCTTCATCAAGGCCTCGAGGCACTCGACCTCGAGGCTGATCGCCTCTCCGCCGAGGAAATGCAGCATGACGATGCCGGCCGGCGCCGTCGTCGGCTCGAAGGTGATGGCGAGCAGATCGAGGATCCGGCTTTTATCGGCGACATCGAAGCCGATATGCTTGGCCGAGAGCACGCGCTCGAAATGCATGCCGGAATGGCAACGCCCGTCGATATCGGGAGGCGCCTCGCGGCATTTGCGATGAAACACCATGACGAAGCGCAGGCGCGCCGGCAGATAGGCGACATCCGCAAGCAAAAGACGGGCATCCTGGAGATGAGCGGAGATGACCGCGAGGTCCTCCGTATCG from Rhizobiales bacterium GAS188 includes:
- a CDS encoding Ribosomal protein RSM22 (predicted rRNA methylase), with the protein product MSFPLPSALKLAIEDFATGLSRADIAQRAAAISQAYRGGHASQRAISSAPDVAAYLLARLPATYAATSAALSAVRELMPDFQPSSLLDLCAGPGTASFASLGLWPSLSGLTLVDANRLFLDTARRLGRDSGLGALAEAKLVHGRLAEAQHLLPQADLVLMSYALVELQEREIAAAARRLWSLADGLLVFVEPGTPEGFRRIILCRDALIEAGARLVAPCPHAMACPIVAPQWCHFGERLPRSRDHRLVKEASLPFEDEPYAYLAFSKRPLEIRPIARIISRVRVSKVEATCRVCTEDGRLADHVAPRRDRDAYASLRRAAWGDALFTETPER
- a CDS encoding Protein-tyrosine-phosphatase, with the translated sequence MALPFAAPARAIQSVLFVCSHNAVRSPMAEAITKHFFGRSLYVRSAGALEGEKDPFMVSVLDEIGIDATAHKPQTIEELDDWEGLNFDLAVTLSPQAHHRALELTRTLSIKVEYWPTPDPTRETGARERVLDAYRAVRDGLEARIVERFRK
- a CDS encoding histidinol dehydrogenase, translated to MAQRLDFAEPGFEEKFQALIAMKREASEDVEAVVAAILREVAARGDAAVIEYTRRFDRLELEPASLRVGEAEIEAAAKACPRPALEALSFAKQRIEAFHLRQLPQDDHFTDALGVKLGLRWTPIEAVGLYVPGGTASYPSSVLMNAVPAKVAGVKRIVMVAPSPEGRQNPLVLAAARLAGIDEIYRIGGAQAVGALAYGTASIAKVAKIVGPGNAFVAAAKRRVFGLVGIDSIAGPSEVVVLADRTANPDWVALDLLAQAEHDAASQSILVTDDAALAAAVEERVAARLAELPRAAIAGASWRDFGAVILVPSLEQAIALVDRLAPEHLEIATDRPEPLAARITNAGAIFLGHHTPEAIGDYVGGPNHVLPTARTARFSSGLGVLDFMKRTTLLDATRAGLAELAPAAIALAEAEGLDAHARSVSARLNWG